The segment GTCGATAATTGCTGCACAATATTATGCGCCATTATTATAGATTCTTCGTTTAAATTCATCGTATTTTTATCATTTTCAAGCTTTGGAATAATTCGTATATGCCCTTTTGTTTTGCCTTTAATAAAGTTGTACTGTGGCCAAGAATCCGGTTCACCTTGTGTAAAACTTCTTCGATATATGGCTTCTCGCACTGCATGATAAACGACACTATTTAATACAAAAATATAATTTGGTATCGTTGTTATTTGTATATTTTCACGTTCTACTCGTGCAACCTCTTGCTTTTCAACAGCATGCTCAATTCGTAAATACGTTTGAATATTATTGTTCAATTCATGAATGATTTTCCGTTGCCATTCTTGAATATATAAATCGATGGCACGTGAAAATTTATTAATAAACTCCCTATTACTCGTCAAATTACTCGTTAACCGTTCGACAAATAACTCATTTAATTCGGTTGGAGTTAAATTTTTCAAACCATTCACTCCATTTGTAATGATCATTTCTTCAAAAACAAATGTCGTTAGCTGTGCTCTACACCAGCTATAAAAATAATCCCATGTTATCGGGTCACTAATGAATGTTGTCTTTCGGATGATTCTTTTCGTCTTGTTAAGTGCCTCATCAAGTAACTGTTTATTACTTAAAATGGAATGATTCGCATCGTCATTTTGTGCCACAACATAAAAAATAACCGATTTCGCCATTTTCTCGATGGTACGGTTTCTCGCCTCAATGCGCAGTTTATAAAACAGCTCCTCATTTTGTAAGTATGCTTCTTCACTTAATACATACCTTTTTGAATTAGCAGTACTATCATGGTGATCTAAAGCAATAATCGATCCGTCTGCCATATGCTGTTCGTATAAAGTTAGATAATCATAATGCGTTTCAAGCTCATCAAAAATACATAATACGAAAAAATTTTGAATATCGTTTTTATATTCATCAATCACTTGCTGTATATAATTATTCATCCCCACAATTGACAACCTCCTCGAAATTTACAACAAACATAGAAATATGAGAAAATTTAAGTGTTTTATAGAATATTTTATCATAAAATGATTTTCCCGTTTGATTTATTTCCATATTATTTTTAAGTATTAAATTTCGTTTTATTGAGTAGGGATTGTTCTTGGGGGGGCACGGATAATTTTATGCAGCTAAATGAAAAAAGACCTTGCAACCGGGATGGCTGTAAGGCTTGCTAGTACGTGCTAATTTAGTTGTGAATTCATCACCACAAATTGTTCAGTCATATGTATGATGAACCGTTTGCACATGCTATGGTTTTCATATTATTCTACTGCCGAGACAATAGATGCCATAACCTCATACTTTATTTTTCCTTATTTCGAGGGGGACTTACCGATGTTAAGCATAATTTAGACTACAGATACACCGTTAAAATGTTACTCAAAGTTTAAACTATCCAAAAGTTCAATAATGTAAGTTGCTGAGTCCATCATTTGCTGTTTATTTGTTATGGAAGATTCACCGTCACCTTTTTGATGTCCATAATCTCCAAAACCTCCATGATTTCCACCTTTTATTTCTATAAATTCTGCGTCACTTGGCATTACATTTTTAGCCTTTTTTACTTTATTTAAATCTGCAACTTGATCATTACTTCCCCATAATGATAATACTTTCATTGGTTTATTAGTAAAATCTACTTTATTTTGTGGGTAGGATGCTAACAATACTAAGCCTTTTATTTTATTGTTTTCAAGAGCATAATTTGACGCCATCACTCCCCCTAAAGAATGTCCACCTATAACCCAAGTATCAATATTTTCATAATTACTTATTATATGATCTGCTCTATTAGGCGATAAAATGGCTAAGTTAAATGTCATTTTTGCAATAATCACAGGATACCCTTTTGATGCTATTTCATTTGCTAAACTTGCATATGCTGAAGCTTCTACCTTTGCTCCTGGATAGAAAATAAATCCTATATTTTTTGCATGAGATACGGGTTCAAATAATATATCTCCATTTTCCTCAACTTTAACAAAAGCGTCGGTTTTCAAACTATCTAAAGCTAACGAACCAGCCTTGTAGTATGAATTCACATAAATAAAAAATCCAGAAATTAATAGTATGAAAAAAATCGCGCTTCCAGTAATAATTTTATATTTTAATGATTTTTTGGGTTTCATCTTCTATCTCCTTTTTTCTACTCCAGTTCGACGTTCACGTGTCATAATAGCACGCTCCCTTATAAGTAGAGTCTAAGTTTACTAGCCCTTATTTTTTCTGTCCAACTTACTGTAGTGTACCATCCATTCTAATGCAAGGAGAGAAGCCTGTAGTACTGTATGTATGGATAAATTGAATATTGATGAGATCGACAGTTTATTACTTACAGGTTGCATAGATATTCTTTCTTTAGAAAAAGAAAGACGCTTGGCCCCTCCAATTAACAAGGTGCCAAACGTTCTTCCTTTACCAAATGTACAATAATCTTTGAAATCCATATTCGGAATATAATTCACTCAACTTTACAATTAGAAACTGATGTCCATCAAAAAATTCACAACAAGAGATAATGGATACCTTCGCTCATTTATCCAATAGTAGATGTCACGTTTCCATCTTGATCCTTAATGTACGTTTTAACAACTTGTATCATTAAGTCTTTAGATGAAGACATTCGAATTTCTCCTTCTTTAGGCAGCAGTTTATGTATGAGCTCGTTGACAACCGCTTCATCCA is part of the Solibacillus sp. FSL K6-1523 genome and harbors:
- a CDS encoding alpha/beta family hydrolase, which encodes MKPKKSLKYKIITGSAIFFILLISGFFIYVNSYYKAGSLALDSLKTDAFVKVEENGDILFEPVSHAKNIGFIFYPGAKVEASAYASLANEIASKGYPVIIAKMTFNLAILSPNRADHIISNYENIDTWVIGGHSLGGVMASNYALENNKIKGLVLLASYPQNKVDFTNKPMKVLSLWGSNDQVADLNKVKKAKNVMPSDAEFIEIKGGNHGGFGDYGHQKGDGESSITNKQQMMDSATYIIELLDSLNFE